One stretch of Caloenas nicobarica isolate bCalNic1 chromosome 2, bCalNic1.hap1, whole genome shotgun sequence DNA includes these proteins:
- the OXR1 gene encoding oxidation resistance protein 1 isoform X7 — MSRLYGKKGRKHQPVNHKYALITTRDDINSKQATNIKTDLEPEAFRPNLSDPSELLQPEQIEKLTKSLPPRTIGYPWTLVYSTAKHGMSLKTLYRTMLGLDTPVLLVIKDSDGQVFGALASEPFKVSDGFYGTGETFMFTFSPDFEVFKWTGDNMFFIKGDMDSLAFGGGGGEFALWLDGDLYHGRSHSCKTFGNHTLSKREDFIIQDIEIWAFE, encoded by the exons ATAACGACGAGAGACGATATCAATTCAAAACAGGCAACAAATATCAAAACAGACCTGGAGCCTGAAGCATTCCGGCCAAATCTTAGTGATCCCAGTGAATTACTACAGCCAGAACAAATCGAAAAG CTCACAAAGTCTCTTCCACCACGGACCATTGGATATCCATGGACTCTTGTCTACAGTACTGCAAAGCATGGCATGAGCTTGAAGACTTTATACCGAACTATGCTGGGATTAGACACACCTGTGCTGTTGGTCATCAAGGACAGTGATGGACAG GTTTTTGGTGCACTGGCATCTGAACCATTTAAAGTGAGTGACGGCTTTTATGGCACTGGAGAGACCTTTATGTTCACTTTTTCTCCAGATTTTGAG GTTTTCAAATGGACAGGAGACAACATGTTCTTCATTAAAGGAGACATGGACTCCCTTGCTTTTGGTGGCGGAGG AGGGGAGTTTGCTCTTTGGCTTGATGGTGATCTCTACCACGGAAGAAGTCATTCATGTAAAACATTTGGGAATCATACACTTTCTAAGCGAGAAGACTTCATTATTCAAGACATAGAAATTTGGGCTTTTGAATGA